The Methanococcus voltae genomic sequence CGGGTTTACTACCCGATTATGCTTTTGGAGTTTCAGGCAGTAAATTAATAATTCGTAGTAAAAATGAAGAATCTACAAGATCCATAATAACAGGCTACGGTCTTGAAGAGATATGTCCTCCATCTACATTAGATCATGATAAAAAAAGATATTTTTGTGAAAGGTTGCGTGGAGGTACTGCATTAAAAACGTTGGCCCTAAACTATTATAAGTGTACAAATACAGAATGTAATGATAAAGAAATATATTATACAAATAATCAAAATATATGTCCAATATGTGGGAATCCATTATCAAAAATGGATTGCAAAATTTTAGAACCAAAAGTTGTTTATGCTAAAAAATCTTATGTTAAAAAATTAAAAGGAACAATTTTTGAACCTTGTATATTTAATATGCCCCAAATAGAAAAATTTAATAAAGTTTCAAAGCCTTTTGAGTGTGAAATAGGTCACATTTTAAAAGCGGGGCATATTCAAAAAAATATTAAGGAATTGATTTATTGCAAAAACTGTAATAAAATAACTTATAAAGATAATAAAGATAAATGTTGCAATAATCCATTGTTAACTAATTTATCTACGGGTAATCAAAATATTGGTTCGGGAACTAAACTCAAATTTGGAACTAAATTTAAAACAAAAGGGGTACTTTTAAAAATACCTCCCAAGTGTAATAAAAAGACAATGTTAAATACCATAATTTCTGCAATAATACTCGAAGCGGGCTGTGAAGATGGAGAGGTTAGTGGTATGTTAGATGTTATAGACAATACATTATTGTTTTACGATAATGTAGAGGGAGGGGTAGGTTTTGTAGATGTGTTATATACCAGATATTCTGAGATACTAAAAACCGCAGAAAAATTATGTAAAATGGATTGTTGTGTAAAAGGTTGTGTAAAATGTATCGGTAGTTACCGTAGACAGTTTGATTTACCATATTTAAATAAGGAATCAATAATTGAAGTACTTGAAAATATGAATAATATTTAATTTTTTTATATTTTTAAATACTCATTAAGAATTAAAAAAAATAAATAACTATTTCCCTAAATACCTATACAAAGTACTCTTACTAACTCCTGTAATTTCTTTTATTTCTTTTAATGTACAATCACCAGTATTATATAACTTAATGGCCATTTCTAATTTATCTTTTTTAACTCGTGGACGACCGCCAACACGACCACGTGAACGTGCAACGTCTAAACCGTTTTTAGTTCTTTCTTTTATTAGTTTTCTCTCAAATTCTGCCAAAGCGGAAAAAATATTAAACATTAGTTCGCCCTGTGCAGTTGTTGTATCAATCCAGCTTTCTTTTAAACTTTTTAACTGAACACCTTTCGATTTAAATAACTCCATCGTAGTAATTAAATCTTTCATACTACGAGATAAACGAGTTAAATCAGAAACTACAACAATATCATTCTCCCTAATAGTTTCCATCATTTTATTGAATTCTGGACGTTCTGATTTACCTCCAGAAATCTTTTCAAAATAGATTTTTTCACAACCTACTTTTTTAAGTTCTTCAATATACTTTTCAATATTCTGTTCCTTGGTTGAAACTCTTGCATAACCAATTTTCATTTACTCACCCATTAATTAAAAAAATAAAATAAAAAAGATTCCCAAAACTCATAAAATTATTTACTAAAAATACTTTGATTTTGGCACGAGTTTTGGAACTGATTTTTAAACAAAAAATAACAATAATCTATAAAATAAAAAGATTCCCAATAACGACCGTTTTTAAGACTTTTTACTTTTTTTAAGAAATTAACATCTTTTATATATGGATAATTCTCAAAACTTAGTATCAATATCAAAGTATCAAAACCTTACAAAATAGATAAGTAATGAGACTTTACGTGATAATTATGATTATAGGTTATGCAAGAGTATCGACAAAAGACCAAAACTTAGAACGACAAGTTCAAGATTTAAAAAAAGTAGGTTGTGAAAAAATCTATTTGGAAAAGATTTCAGGAACTATAAGAAATAGACCTGAATTTACTAAAATGTTTGATAGGTTATCTAATGAAGATATAATAATCGTTACAGAACTTACACGTATTTCAAGAAGTACAAAAGATTTAGTTGAAATTGTTGAAAACTGTAAATCTTTAAACGTTGAGATTAAAAGTTTAAAGGAATCTTGGCTCGATACGAGTTCGGCACATGGTAAGCTTCTTTTCACTATCATTGCAGGATTAGCACAATTTGAAAGGGATTTGACATCTGAACGAACTAAGAACGGTTTAGACGTTGCACGTTCACGTGGTCGAGTTGGCGGTCGTCCTAAGGTTGATTTAGGTAAGGTAGAAATGGCCATTAAACTTTATAATTCGGGTGAATGTACATTAAAAGAAATAAAAGAGATTACTGGAATTAGTAAGACTACTTTGTATAGATATTTAGGTAAATAGTTATTTATTTTTATTATTTAACTATTGTATCAAACCCTTTTATTCACTTCGTTCATAAAATCCTTTGATGGATTTGAAATGAAGCCGTTCGTCCTAAAGCAGTTGGGCTTTCAATCCTTGTTTTAATGGATTATACCAAACCCTTTTATTCACTTCGTTTATAAAATCCTTTGATGGACATATTTTGTAATTAAAAATATCAAATCTTCGATTTGAGTAAATGCCAATCGCCCAGAGGCAGTTGGGCTTTCAATCCTTGTTTTAATGGATTATACCAAACCCTTTTATTCACTTCGTTTATAAAATCCTTTGATGGACATATTTTGTAATTAAAAATATCAAATCTTCGATTTGAGTAAATGCCAATCGCCCAGAGGCAGTTGGGCTTTCAATCCTTGTTTTAATGGATTATACCAAACCCTTTTATTCACTTCGTTCATAAAATCCTTTGATGGACATATTTTGTAATTAAAAATATCAAATCTTCGATTTGAGTAAATGCCAATCGCCCAGAGGCAGTTGGGCTTTCAATCCTTGTTTTAATGGATTATGCATTGTGACAATATCTTTTTTATGATATAGAAACTCTTGATATTGAGTTTCAATCCTTGTTTTAATGGATTATGCATTGTGACGGATATGACGTTTAAAAAGACGGACGGCACTATATCGTTGTTTCAATCCTTGTTTTAATGGATTATGCATTGTGACTACTACTAATTTCGGGAAATATACGCATATTGGAGAGTTTCAATCCTTGTTTTAATGGATTATGCATTGTGACTACAACTACCAGAAACACCAAATATCGAAACAAATTCGAGTTTCAATCCTTGTTTTAATGGATTATGCATTGTGACTTTATAGCTCCT encodes the following:
- a CDS encoding recombinase family protein, producing MKIGYARVSTKEQNIEKYIEELKKVGCEKIYFEKISGGKSERPEFNKMMETIRENDIVVVSDLTRLSRSMKDLITTMELFKSKGVQLKSLKESWIDTTTAQGELMFNIFSALAEFERKLIKERTKNGLDVARSRGRVGGRPRVKKDKLEMAIKLYNTGDCTLKEIKEITGVSKSTLYRYLGK
- a CDS encoding recombinase family protein — its product is MIIGYARVSTKDQNLERQVQDLKKVGCEKIYLEKISGTIRNRPEFTKMFDRLSNEDIIIVTELTRISRSTKDLVEIVENCKSLNVEIKSLKESWLDTSSAHGKLLFTIIAGLAQFERDLTSERTKNGLDVARSRGRVGGRPKVDLGKVEMAIKLYNSGECTLKEIKEITGISKTTLYRYLGK